One Qipengyuania gaetbuli genomic region harbors:
- a CDS encoding NifU family protein: MFIETETTPNPSSLKFLPGETVMGHGTREFATPEAAEASPLAQAIFDTGEVTNVFFGADFVTVTAAPGSSWTDLKPQVLSILLDHFVSQAPLFVPGSAGGISVPAEDADLMVEERAEDADIVAQINELLETRVRPAVAGDGGDIQYRGYRDGVVYLQMQGACSGCPSSSATLKHGIEGLLKHYVPEVVEVRAA; encoded by the coding sequence ATGTTCATAGAGACCGAAACGACTCCCAATCCGTCCAGCCTGAAGTTCCTTCCGGGCGAAACGGTCATGGGCCATGGCACCCGCGAATTCGCCACCCCCGAAGCAGCCGAGGCAAGCCCTCTCGCCCAGGCTATTTTCGACACCGGCGAGGTCACCAATGTCTTCTTCGGAGCCGACTTCGTGACTGTGACCGCTGCGCCGGGCTCCAGCTGGACCGATCTCAAGCCGCAGGTGCTTTCGATCCTGCTCGACCATTTCGTCTCGCAAGCACCGCTTTTCGTGCCGGGTAGCGCGGGCGGGATCAGCGTTCCTGCCGAGGACGCGGACCTGATGGTCGAGGAACGGGCCGAAGATGCAGACATCGTCGCGCAGATCAACGAACTGCTCGAAACCCGCGTGCGTCCGGCGGTTGCCGGTGACGGCGGGGACATCCAGTATCGCGGCTATCGCGATGGGGTCGTCTACCTCCAGATGCAGGGAGCCTGTTCGGGATGCCCGTCTTCTTCGGCGACGCTCAAGCACGGCATTGAAGGCCTGCTGAAACATTACGTGCCCGAAGTGGTTGAAGTCCGCGCCGCCTGA